A portion of the Algisphaera agarilytica genome contains these proteins:
- the fmt gene encoding methionyl-tRNA formyltransferase, which translates to MKLIYFGAGAFGLPTLQALHASLDHEVIAVVSQPDKPAGRKRVLTPTPIAQWSAEQGIDTLKSDDVNTPEFVAQISALSPDASVVIAFGQKLSPELLGAMGRLAINVHSSLLPKYRGAAPINWAMIENEAVTGVSVIGLAQKMDAGEIYATAETPIDPNETAGELHDRLAELGPGCVAKVLDDLANDTLSPIVQDHTLATKARKFTKADGTVDFNQPGARVRSRIHGLTPWPGCRVVWRSDSTGEEQTLMLRRVSDHPSTKDSQAPGTVLNNLAIACESGSIELLEVQAPGGKAMAFAEFLKGHGIKPGDKLSPLS; encoded by the coding sequence ATGAAACTCATCTACTTCGGTGCCGGCGCCTTCGGCCTGCCCACGCTTCAAGCCCTACACGCCTCGCTGGACCACGAAGTGATCGCGGTGGTGTCGCAGCCCGACAAGCCTGCGGGGCGCAAGCGTGTGCTTACGCCGACGCCGATCGCGCAGTGGTCGGCCGAGCAGGGCATCGACACGTTGAAATCCGACGATGTGAATACGCCGGAGTTTGTCGCGCAGATTTCGGCGTTGTCGCCCGATGCGTCGGTGGTGATCGCGTTTGGCCAGAAGCTTTCGCCGGAGCTGCTCGGTGCGATGGGTAGGCTGGCGATCAACGTGCATTCCTCGCTGCTGCCCAAGTACCGCGGCGCGGCCCCGATCAACTGGGCGATGATCGAGAACGAAGCGGTCACCGGCGTCAGTGTGATCGGCCTGGCCCAGAAGATGGACGCGGGGGAGATCTACGCCACCGCCGAGACACCGATCGACCCCAATGAAACCGCGGGAGAACTCCACGACCGACTTGCCGAGCTCGGCCCCGGCTGCGTGGCGAAGGTGCTGGACGATCTGGCGAACGACACGCTCTCGCCGATCGTTCAGGACCACACGCTGGCGACCAAGGCACGCAAGTTCACGAAGGCCGACGGCACCGTTGATTTCAATCAGCCCGGCGCACGGGTGCGATCGCGTATCCACGGCCTGACGCCTTGGCCGGGTTGCCGTGTCGTCTGGCGTAGCGACTCGACCGGCGAAGAACAGACGTTGATGCTCCGCCGTGTTTCGGATCATCCTTCAACGAAAGATTCGCAAGCCCCCGGCACCGTGTTAAACAACCTCGCGATTGCTTGCGAATCGGGAAGCATTGAATTGCTGGAGGTCCAAGCCCCCGGCGGCAAAGCGATGGCGTTCGCCGAGTTTTTGAAGGGGCACGGAATCAAGCCGGGCGACAAGCTTTCGCCTTTGTCTTGA
- a CDS encoding prephenate dehydrogenase, which produces MLDEIRRVVIVGVGLLGASVGLGLRARGFAGEIIGVGRREQTLETARRLGAIERGETKLAKAVSDCDGAMIVVVAVPVSKFGEVFSSLSGHQRPGMVITDVGSTKGSVEADAAKFLSMPQFFVPAHPMAGSEQSGPEAGQADLFEGRPCVLCPNDQTYEGALAHVTALWELLGAKLFTMSAEDHDRQVAAVSHLPHLMAVMLAMTAGEMGPLDLASSGFRDTSRLALSNPPMRTDIVMANRQPIGEALDRLVEVLGEIRQMIHEGDADGLLERLTEVQKRRADWEDQRG; this is translated from the coding sequence ATGCTGGATGAAATTCGCCGAGTCGTGATTGTGGGGGTGGGGCTTCTCGGGGCCAGCGTGGGGCTGGGGCTGAGGGCCAGAGGTTTCGCGGGTGAAATCATCGGCGTCGGGCGTCGTGAACAGACTCTGGAGACCGCCCGCCGGTTGGGGGCGATTGAGCGGGGCGAGACCAAGCTTGCAAAGGCGGTCTCGGACTGCGACGGAGCGATGATCGTGGTCGTGGCGGTCCCGGTCAGTAAATTCGGCGAGGTTTTCAGCTCACTCTCGGGGCATCAGCGGCCCGGGATGGTCATTACCGATGTAGGATCGACCAAGGGCAGCGTGGAGGCGGATGCTGCGAAGTTCCTATCCATGCCCCAGTTTTTCGTGCCGGCCCACCCCATGGCCGGGTCGGAGCAGTCGGGCCCCGAGGCGGGGCAAGCCGACCTCTTCGAGGGACGGCCTTGTGTGTTGTGTCCCAATGATCAGACATATGAAGGGGCGCTTGCCCATGTCACGGCTTTGTGGGAGCTGCTGGGGGCGAAGCTGTTTACGATGTCGGCTGAGGATCACGACCGACAGGTCGCTGCGGTGTCGCACCTGCCTCACCTGATGGCGGTGATGCTGGCGATGACTGCGGGAGAGATGGGACCGTTGGACCTGGCATCGAGCGGCTTCCGTGACACGAGTCGGCTGGCCCTGAGCAATCCGCCGATGCGGACGGATATTGTCATGGCCAATCGTCAACCGATCGGCGAAGCCTTGGATCGCTTGGTTGAAGTGCTTGGTGAGATACGCCAGATGATCCACGAGGGCGATGCCGATGGTCTGCTGGAACGGCTGACGGAAGTTCAGAAACGACGTGCGGATTGGGAGGATCAGCGGGGCTGA
- the def gene encoding peptide deformylase, which yields MPVTPLPSEVDPAALRIVLYPHPVLREVAQPLDEVDDHVRGVADRMIELMHEARGVGLAAPQVGLPWRMFVINPTNEPGEDTVIINPQLSSPGSHTEPRDEGCLSLPGITAEVTRPTEITLSALDRDGNPFTLSSDDFPARVWQHEYDHLDGVLILDKMTRIDRMANKRAIAELEAGGA from the coding sequence ATGCCCGTGACTCCCTTGCCTTCTGAAGTCGATCCCGCCGCCCTGCGCATCGTGTTGTACCCCCACCCGGTGCTCCGCGAGGTGGCTCAGCCGTTGGATGAAGTGGACGACCACGTCCGCGGGGTCGCAGACCGGATGATCGAACTGATGCACGAAGCCCGCGGCGTGGGCCTGGCCGCCCCGCAGGTCGGTCTGCCCTGGCGGATGTTTGTCATCAACCCCACCAACGAGCCCGGCGAAGACACCGTGATCATCAACCCACAGCTGTCCTCTCCCGGCTCGCACACCGAACCACGCGACGAAGGCTGCCTGAGCCTGCCGGGCATCACCGCCGAGGTCACCCGGCCCACCGAAATCACGCTGTCCGCGCTCGACCGTGATGGCAACCCCTTTACCCTCAGTAGCGACGATTTCCCCGCCCGCGTCTGGCAGCACGAGTACGACCACCTGGACGGCGTCCTGATCCTCGACAAGATGACCCGCATCGATCGTATGGCCAACAAGCGTGCGATCGCCGAGCTCGAAGCCGGTGGGGCGTGA
- the proC gene encoding pyrroline-5-carboxylate reductase, producing MRYPLGFIGAGNMAEAIARGAARTGVIPAEQMIAADPSEERLQVFESFGVTSASDNLGLVNAADTVVLAVKPQMLSALGEPGQGAWWAIDPERHTFISIMAGISSAKICEAIGKPVRVVRVMPNTPLMVGKGMAGVALGEHAQPGDDELAMRLFGACGEAVRVSEKDLDAVTAVSGSGPAYVFYLAEAMQAAADELGLSEQARLLVNQTILGSAELLSQSDDTPAELRRKVTSPGGTTAAAIGHLEEQGVRETIVAALRAARDRSIELGK from the coding sequence ATGAGATATCCGCTGGGATTTATCGGCGCGGGGAACATGGCTGAAGCGATCGCCCGCGGTGCGGCCCGGACCGGTGTCATCCCGGCCGAGCAGATGATCGCGGCCGACCCCAGCGAAGAACGCCTACAGGTGTTCGAGTCGTTCGGCGTGACCAGCGCTTCGGACAACCTCGGCCTAGTCAACGCGGCGGACACGGTCGTGTTGGCGGTGAAGCCGCAGATGCTCTCGGCTCTCGGTGAGCCGGGGCAGGGGGCGTGGTGGGCGATCGACCCCGAACGGCACACCTTCATCTCGATCATGGCGGGGATCAGCAGCGCCAAGATCTGCGAGGCGATCGGCAAGCCGGTGCGGGTGGTCCGCGTGATGCCCAACACGCCGTTGATGGTCGGCAAGGGCATGGCGGGCGTCGCGCTCGGCGAGCACGCCCAGCCCGGAGACGACGAGTTGGCGATGCGGCTGTTCGGAGCTTGCGGCGAGGCGGTACGGGTCAGCGAGAAAGATCTGGATGCGGTCACGGCCGTCTCGGGCAGCGGCCCGGCCTACGTCTTCTACCTGGCCGAGGCGATGCAGGCGGCGGCGGACGAACTCGGCTTGTCCGAGCAGGCTCGACTTCTAGTGAACCAGACGATCCTGGGCAGCGCCGAATTGCTCTCGCAGTCTGACGACACCCCCGCGGAGCTGCGCCGTAAGGTCACCAGCCCCGGCGGCACGACCGCCGCCGCCATTGGCCATCTCGAAGAACAGGGCGTCCGCGAGACCATTGTCGCGGCGCTCCGCGCTGCACGGGACCGCTCGATCGAGTTGGGCAAGTGA
- a CDS encoding HU family DNA-binding protein yields MLPIPPALSEPLPRFSSMATVTKKELIDQIAEATGQKRVVVKNIVQTFLNSIILELGKGNRLEFRDFGVFEVKQRRARMAQNPKTLEPVQVPPKRTVKFKVGRLMKLTLSENGSDMGDIEIDLDSDDE; encoded by the coding sequence GTGTTGCCCATTCCGCCTGCCCTATCTGAGCCGCTCCCGAGGTTTTCGTCCATGGCTACCGTCACCAAGAAAGAATTGATCGACCAGATTGCCGAGGCGACCGGCCAAAAGCGGGTGGTCGTGAAAAACATCGTCCAGACCTTCCTCAATTCGATCATCCTCGAATTGGGCAAAGGCAACCGCTTGGAATTCCGCGACTTCGGTGTCTTTGAGGTCAAGCAACGCCGTGCCCGCATGGCCCAGAACCCCAAGACCCTGGAACCCGTTCAGGTCCCCCCGAAACGCACGGTGAAGTTCAAGGTCGGCCGACTGATGAAACTCACCCTGAGCGAGAACGGCTCGGACATGGGTGACATCGAGATCGATCTCGACTCCGACGACGAATGA
- a CDS encoding SHOCT domain-containing protein, with the protein MITFDCQGCGRTMSVPDKYAGKRVRCPACQTAQRVPISEPSLDGDDDQYQSQPLADLSGLQDTSMGSGVRRLRQILIGCGACQKTIKVPEARLGKTTPCNFCGTVLKVDAFNLSKAKGDLIDMTHLELEKADLLAEGGSHGSTLGGSSIQLDGTGSGGTGYQMNMPPAGSMSGVSMNNSQTQMRELRELNDLKHSGQISAEEYRERKKEIYSGKTLAIQAMSRSADGTGGRPVIKRDDRPGLLPKPVMALIVVLIIGGAGYAAFMAISGSPSSSTEVAETPKPTAPVEAENAAEEVAVEEAVPEETTEVEAPVEAEVVEMPPEQPVEETAEADPYGGLPVTMFEIDESIASMEDAKASGSGQAAVTMVVKDWQTGWPDQNDPEARNRAIGKACDVLQRISVRDDRATIGVAVGPAATGLDSPEYLDFRQEMHDILTQTARANGVFDDLVLRSSDRAASMGGLESHRMHVTSRSNRNVRATILTGVQDGYCVSYWFAGAKNLYDEFLDTVGQAELGPR; encoded by the coding sequence ATGATTACATTCGATTGCCAGGGTTGCGGACGCACCATGTCGGTGCCGGATAAGTACGCGGGTAAGCGGGTGCGTTGTCCCGCGTGTCAGACCGCGCAGCGTGTGCCGATTTCCGAGCCCTCGCTGGACGGGGACGACGATCAGTATCAGAGTCAGCCGCTCGCGGACCTTTCGGGCCTACAAGACACCAGCATGGGGTCGGGCGTCCGTCGACTCCGCCAGATCCTCATCGGCTGCGGCGCGTGCCAGAAAACCATCAAAGTCCCCGAGGCCAGGCTCGGCAAGACGACGCCTTGTAATTTCTGCGGCACCGTACTCAAGGTCGATGCGTTCAACCTGTCCAAGGCCAAGGGCGACCTCATCGACATGACCCACCTCGAGTTGGAGAAGGCCGACCTTCTGGCCGAAGGCGGTTCTCACGGCTCGACCCTGGGTGGCTCGTCCATCCAACTCGACGGGACCGGCAGCGGGGGTACCGGTTACCAGATGAACATGCCGCCCGCCGGTTCGATGTCTGGCGTCTCGATGAACAACAGCCAGACCCAGATGCGCGAGCTCCGCGAGCTCAACGACCTGAAGCACAGCGGGCAGATCAGTGCCGAGGAGTACCGCGAACGCAAGAAGGAAATCTACTCCGGGAAAACGCTGGCGATTCAGGCCATGTCGCGCTCGGCCGACGGCACGGGTGGGCGTCCGGTGATCAAGCGGGACGATCGGCCCGGCCTGTTGCCGAAGCCGGTGATGGCTTTGATTGTTGTGCTGATCATCGGCGGAGCCGGTTACGCCGCTTTCATGGCGATCTCCGGGTCGCCTTCATCGTCCACCGAAGTCGCGGAGACCCCCAAGCCCACCGCTCCCGTCGAAGCCGAGAACGCGGCCGAGGAAGTGGCCGTTGAGGAAGCGGTTCCCGAGGAAACGACGGAAGTCGAAGCACCCGTCGAGGCTGAGGTGGTGGAGATGCCGCCGGAACAGCCGGTCGAAGAGACCGCCGAAGCCGACCCGTACGGCGGGTTGCCCGTGACGATGTTCGAGATCGATGAGTCGATCGCATCGATGGAAGATGCGAAGGCGTCGGGCTCGGGGCAGGCCGCGGTGACCATGGTGGTCAAAGATTGGCAGACGGGCTGGCCCGACCAGAACGACCCCGAAGCGCGGAACCGCGCGATCGGCAAAGCCTGCGACGTCCTGCAACGCATTTCGGTCCGGGACGACCGTGCCACCATCGGTGTCGCGGTGGGGCCGGCGGCCACGGGTTTGGATAGCCCGGAATACCTCGACTTCCGTCAAGAGATGCACGACATCCTGACCCAAACCGCCCGGGCCAACGGCGTCTTCGATGACTTGGTGCTGCGTTCGAGCGATCGTGCGGCAAGCATGGGAGGTTTGGAATCCCATCGCATGCACGTCACGTCGAGAAGCAACCGCAACGTTCGGGCCACCATCCTGACGGGCGTGCAGGACGGCTACTGTGTGAGCTACTGGTTTGCCGGCGCCAAGAACTTGTACGACGAGTTCCTGGACACGGTGGGCCAGGCCGAGCTTGGTCCCCGATAA
- a CDS encoding aminotransferase class I/II-fold pyridoxal phosphate-dependent enzyme, whose translation MTAPDAQGVSPRNAAENLRRRLQADLANLESNSLRRELRALPSAGKRVLWRGKTMLNLAGNDYLALADHPHLKAAAKQAIEQHGVGSGASRLVAGHLDIHEQTEASFAAFKHAEAALIFPTGYTANLAVLTALPQPGDLICQDKLNHASLIDAAKYSAAEVRTYPHSHGPPDHRKLARLLERHLAESPEATRWIVTDSVFSMDGDTADLPGLCELAQRYDALVVIDEAHGTGVLGETGSGLAEQLGVSEHILITISTASKAMGSLGGIVTGDRAVIETLINRARPLIYSTAVPPAQAASIGAAMQVIADEPDLRLRLHELSQALRDRLSELGWPSLQQAIPTPIVPLMTGEIDAALALQQRLEQHGVLAVAIRPPTVAPGQTRVRLSLRADLTDEDLAAVVAAVGPSMHY comes from the coding sequence ATGACCGCTCCCGACGCGCAAGGCGTTTCTCCCCGTAACGCGGCGGAGAACCTGCGGCGACGCCTCCAGGCCGATCTAGCCAACCTCGAATCCAACTCCCTCCGACGTGAGTTACGAGCACTGCCCTCTGCCGGCAAGCGTGTGCTTTGGCGTGGCAAGACGATGCTCAACCTCGCGGGCAACGATTATCTTGCGCTCGCCGACCACCCCCATCTCAAAGCCGCGGCCAAGCAGGCCATCGAGCAACACGGCGTGGGCAGCGGGGCCAGCCGACTCGTCGCCGGGCATCTGGACATCCACGAGCAGACCGAAGCGTCCTTCGCCGCGTTCAAACACGCTGAGGCGGCGCTGATCTTTCCCACCGGTTACACCGCCAACCTTGCGGTGCTCACCGCGCTTCCGCAGCCCGGGGACCTGATCTGTCAGGACAAGCTCAACCACGCGAGCCTGATCGACGCCGCGAAGTATTCCGCCGCTGAGGTTCGTACCTACCCACACAGCCACGGCCCGCCCGACCACCGCAAACTCGCCCGTCTTCTCGAACGCCACCTCGCCGAGTCCCCCGAAGCGACGCGGTGGATCGTGACCGACTCGGTTTTCTCCATGGACGGCGACACGGCCGACCTGCCCGGGCTGTGCGAACTGGCCCAACGCTACGACGCCCTGGTCGTCATCGACGAAGCGCACGGCACCGGTGTGCTGGGTGAAACGGGATCGGGCCTCGCCGAGCAATTGGGCGTTTCCGAACACATCCTGATCACGATCTCCACCGCGAGCAAAGCCATGGGAAGCCTGGGCGGGATCGTGACCGGCGACCGGGCCGTGATCGAAACCCTGATCAACCGAGCCCGTCCGCTGATCTACAGCACCGCGGTTCCGCCCGCTCAGGCCGCCTCGATCGGTGCGGCGATGCAGGTGATCGCCGACGAGCCCGACCTCCGCCTCCGGCTGCATGAATTAAGCCAAGCGCTGCGCGACCGGCTGAGCGAGTTAGGCTGGCCAAGCCTGCAGCAAGCCATCCCCACGCCGATCGTGCCGTTGATGACCGGCGAGATCGATGCGGCCCTGGCTCTGCAACAACGTCTCGAACAGCACGGAGTACTGGCCGTGGCCATCCGCCCCCCCACGGTTGCTCCCGGCCAGACTCGGGTTCGGCTCAGCCTCCGCGCCGACCTGACCGACGAAGACCTCGCCGCGGTCGTGGCTGCCGTCGGCCCGTCTATGCACTATTAA
- a CDS encoding DUF5060 domain-containing protein gives MVRIASIFLLAGLITSSFLGSAWAGEDGDRSVTIDGELKQWHKVTLSLAGPFATESDGKADGDRADAPNPFTDYRMTVRFTHESGEPSYDVPGYFAADGNAGETSAKAGNVWRAHLSPDKTGMWSYSIELLSGPNIAIDPKAPQAFAKRNPDIIAGNFQVTLTDKIDRDFRGEGRLQYVGKHHLQFAGSGRYFLKAGADAPETLLAFADFDDTRTLKQKAGPIKTWSPHLKDWQDGDPTWQGGKGKGLIGAINYLSGTGCNAFSFLTYNVDGDGSNVWPYIHPRDKMRFDCSKLDQWAIVFDHAQTKGMYLHFKLQETEIDDHRKKNTDFVKAALDGGKLGPERRIYLRELIARYGYLLALNWNLGEETTQTPEEQRDMAQYIADMDPYQHLRVIHTYPNQQEQRYPHLLGDKSALTGASLQNNWSNAHQRGLRWIKASAEAGKPWVVAQDEQGGANTGAPPDLGYKGWDGKDAKGNKVHTAEDVRKYTLWGNLMAGGAGVEYYFGYQLPENDLKAEDWRSRASSWKYCAIALNFFRDHEIPFWDMSNANALIGNNENNNSRYCLAKPGEVYLVYLPKGGSTELDLSKAEGEFSVQWFNPREGGELTDGSVTSIKGGAAAKLGNAPSQPKQDWLVLVRASQ, from the coding sequence ATGGTCCGCATCGCATCTATTTTTCTGCTCGCCGGGTTAATCACTTCATCATTCCTTGGTTCCGCATGGGCGGGAGAGGATGGCGACCGGTCGGTCACCATCGACGGTGAGCTCAAGCAGTGGCACAAAGTCACGCTGTCGCTCGCCGGGCCGTTCGCCACCGAAAGCGACGGGAAGGCGGACGGCGACCGCGCCGACGCGCCCAACCCGTTCACCGACTACCGCATGACGGTCCGCTTCACCCACGAGTCGGGCGAGCCGAGCTACGACGTGCCCGGCTACTTCGCCGCGGACGGCAACGCCGGTGAGACATCGGCCAAGGCGGGCAACGTCTGGCGGGCGCACCTGTCCCCCGACAAGACCGGCATGTGGTCCTACAGCATCGAGCTGCTCTCGGGCCCCAACATCGCGATCGACCCCAAAGCCCCCCAGGCGTTTGCCAAGCGCAACCCCGATATCATCGCGGGCAACTTTCAGGTCACGCTGACGGACAAGATCGATCGTGACTTCCGGGGCGAAGGACGCCTGCAGTACGTCGGCAAGCACCACTTGCAGTTCGCCGGGAGCGGACGCTACTTCCTCAAGGCCGGGGCCGACGCCCCCGAAACGCTGCTGGCCTTCGCCGACTTCGACGACACCCGGACGCTGAAGCAGAAGGCCGGGCCGATCAAGACCTGGTCGCCCCACCTCAAGGACTGGCAAGACGGCGACCCGACCTGGCAAGGCGGTAAGGGCAAGGGCCTGATCGGTGCGATCAACTACCTCTCGGGCACCGGGTGCAACGCCTTCTCGTTCCTGACCTACAACGTCGACGGCGACGGCAGCAACGTCTGGCCGTACATCCATCCCCGCGACAAGATGCGCTTCGACTGCTCGAAGCTCGACCAGTGGGCCATCGTCTTCGACCACGCCCAGACCAAGGGCATGTACCTGCACTTCAAGCTGCAGGAAACCGAAATCGACGACCACCGCAAGAAGAACACCGATTTCGTCAAGGCTGCGCTCGACGGCGGCAAGCTCGGCCCCGAACGCCGGATCTACCTCCGCGAGCTCATCGCCCGCTACGGCTACCTGCTCGCCCTCAACTGGAACCTCGGCGAAGAAACCACGCAAACCCCCGAGGAACAGCGGGACATGGCCCAATACATCGCGGACATGGACCCGTACCAGCACCTGCGTGTGATCCACACCTACCCCAACCAGCAGGAACAGCGTTACCCCCACCTGCTGGGTGACAAGTCGGCGCTGACCGGCGCTTCGCTGCAGAACAACTGGAGCAATGCCCACCAACGCGGCCTCCGCTGGATCAAGGCGTCTGCGGAAGCGGGCAAGCCCTGGGTTGTTGCCCAAGACGAGCAAGGCGGCGCCAACACCGGTGCCCCGCCGGACCTCGGCTACAAGGGCTGGGACGGCAAAGACGCTAAGGGCAACAAGGTCCACACCGCCGAAGACGTCCGCAAGTACACGCTGTGGGGCAACCTCATGGCGGGCGGCGCGGGCGTGGAGTACTACTTCGGGTATCAACTTCCCGAAAACGACCTCAAGGCCGAAGACTGGCGTAGCCGGGCATCGAGTTGGAAGTACTGCGCGATCGCGCTCAACTTCTTCCGTGACCACGAAATTCCGTTCTGGGACATGAGCAATGCGAATGCACTCATCGGCAACAACGAGAACAACAACTCTCGCTACTGCTTAGCCAAGCCCGGCGAGGTCTACCTTGTTTACCTGCCCAAGGGCGGATCGACCGAGCTCGACCTGAGCAAGGCCGAGGGCGAGTTTTCCGTGCAGTGGTTCAACCCACGCGAAGGCGGCGAACTGACCGACGGCTCGGTCACGTCGATTAAGGGCGGAGCGGCCGCCAAGCTCGGCAATGCTCCCTCGCAGCCCAAGCAGGACTGGCTCGTGCTGGTCCGCGCATCGCAATAA
- a CDS encoding acetyl-CoA carboxylase carboxyltransferase subunit alpha: protein MTTLSEYTGNYELEFERPLLALERQINELEAQADPDRSAVGLDPTVDFSADLRKLRQSHTAMLKKIYKNLNAWHTVQVARHPGRPQTSDYIDAFVKDFTELHGDRHFGDDPAIIAGFGRIGPHKCLVVGHHKGKTVKDKIACHFGCAHPEGYRKALRCMKLAEKFGLPIVTFVDTPGAYPGIGSEERGQAEAIAVNLREMSRLKVPIVSVVIGEGGSGGAIGIGVADKLAMLQYSWYSVISPEGCAAILWKTANPENNAKAAEAMKVTAQDNLKIGTIDEILEEPLGAAHRRPSAACDQLEKFIIQSLRELKRFKPENLVKKRYDRLRLLGSYLGD from the coding sequence ATGACCACCCTCTCCGAATACACCGGCAACTACGAACTCGAATTCGAGCGCCCCCTGCTCGCCCTCGAACGCCAGATCAACGAGCTTGAAGCCCAGGCCGACCCCGACCGCTCGGCCGTAGGCCTCGACCCCACCGTGGACTTCTCCGCCGACCTGCGCAAGCTCCGCCAATCCCACACGGCGATGCTCAAGAAGATCTACAAGAACCTCAACGCCTGGCACACCGTCCAGGTCGCCCGCCACCCCGGCCGGCCGCAGACGTCCGACTACATCGACGCCTTTGTCAAAGACTTCACCGAGCTGCACGGCGACCGCCACTTCGGTGACGACCCCGCCATCATCGCGGGCTTCGGACGCATCGGCCCGCACAAGTGCCTCGTCGTCGGCCACCACAAGGGCAAGACCGTCAAAGACAAGATCGCCTGCCACTTCGGCTGCGCCCACCCCGAAGGCTACCGCAAGGCGCTGCGTTGCATGAAGCTCGCCGAGAAGTTCGGCCTGCCCATCGTGACCTTCGTGGATACCCCCGGCGCCTACCCCGGCATCGGCAGCGAAGAGCGCGGCCAGGCCGAAGCCATCGCCGTGAACCTGCGCGAGATGTCACGCCTGAAAGTGCCCATTGTCAGCGTCGTCATCGGCGAAGGCGGATCGGGTGGCGCGATCGGCATCGGCGTCGCCGACAAGCTCGCGATGCTCCAATACTCCTGGTACTCGGTCATCAGCCCCGAAGGCTGCGCCGCGATCCTCTGGAAGACCGCCAACCCCGAGAACAACGCCAAGGCCGCCGAGGCCATGAAGGTCACCGCCCAGGACAACCTCAAGATCGGCACCATCGACGAGATCCTCGAAGAACCCCTCGGCGCAGCCCACCGCCGCCCCTCCGCGGCCTGCGACCAACTCGAGAAGTTCATCATCCAGTCGCTGCGCGAGCTCAAGCGATTCAAGCCAGAAAACCTGGTGAAGAAGCGTTACGACCGGCTACGTCTGCTGGGGTCCTACCTCGGGGATTGA